The nucleotide window ATGCGCTGGCAAATGCCGAAAAGACGTTAGCTGTTCCGGGTATTTGTTTTGCCGAGCACGGTCCCCGGGATATGGGACTCTCTTACGGCTACCTCGAAGGCAGAGCCGATCCGCCTGTACCGCCGGAAGTACAGGCAGCCGGAGATAAAGTGCTGGCGTTGTGCAAAAAAAATGGTCTATTTTTCCTGGATAATGTTCTGCCCGATAATGTCGTAAAGCAAATCAAAAGGGGTGTGATGATTGGAGCCGGGCGACGGCAGGACTCGGCGGAAATCGGAAGAAAATATGCAAAAAGAAAGATGCCGTGGTGAAGGCTATCCATGAATTAGATTGTTCATAGTTCGTCGTCTGCTAAAAAAATGAAAATACCAATTAAGAAAGTCGTTTTGTAAAATTAACTTGAAAATCAGAGGCATCGATTTGCGGATCATTGTTTCGATAACTTGATAATTCTCAAAATGTTAATCGATGCCTCCACCAAAAAACATTTCTTTGTTTGTTTTTAAATTTAAAAGCTGTTTCTCTTTTTGTTTTCCGATTTGCCCCTAAAAAAAATCTTGCTGGTTTTAATCCTCTGTAATTCATCAAATAACAAAATATTTCTTGCAACATTAGATGAATATTTGTATCTTTGCAATAATAAATTTTCAGTTTCAAATTTTGGTTATTTTATTAAACGAATGAATAGAGAAACGAGGCTTTTTGATTTATGAAAAGAATTGCAGTAATGAGCAGCGGCGGCGATGCGCCGGGAATGAATGCATTCATTCGCAGCGTCATCCGTTCGACGATTAATCGCGGGCTTGAAGCTTATGGAATCAGGCGCGGTTATGAAGGATTGATAGATAATGATATTGAACAAATGGACAAACGCTCTGTGAGCAACATCATCCAGCGCGGCGGCACGATTTTGCAAACGGCGCGGTGTGAGGAGTTTAAAACAAAAAAAGGATTACGGCAGGCGATTCGGAATTTGAATTCTCACGGCATCGATGGCCTGGTGGCTCTCGGCGGCGATGGTTCTCTTGCCGGGGCTTTGAGTTTGCACGAAGCAGGTTTCCCTGTCATTGGTGCTCCGGGGACTATCGACAACGATCTCGCCGGCACGGACATGGCCATCGGCGTGGACACAGCCCTGAACACGGTGCTCGACGCTGTGGACAAAATCAAAGAGACCGCCTCTTCTCATCAGCGGGCGTTCATCGTGGAAGTGATGGGTAGAAACTGCGGTTACATCGCTTTGATTTCGGGAATTATCGGCGGCGCGGAGATGATTTGCATTCCGGAAAAGCCGTTCGGTCTGATGGATGTGGTGCACATTGTTGAAAAAGCCTACGTCAGCGGAAAGACACACTGCATTATCATCGTGGCGGAGGGCGCGAAACATTCGACTCGCGCAATCAAAAAAACTCTTGATGAACGCATCGAAGAAGCAGGTTTTGAGACGCGGGTGACCATTTTGGGTCACATTCAACGCGGCGGCTCGCCCACAGCGTTCGACAGACTGCTGGCGACACGACTGGGCGCAGCAGCAGTGGATCATCTTATTCGCGGCGAGAGCGGCAAAATGGTCGGTCTGGTGGGAAATAAGATTACCACAACTCCTTTGAAAGAAATTATTGACAATCGCCGGGAACTGGACATGAGTCTCTACGATTTAGCCCGTTCGCTGGAATTTTGATTAAATTTGAGGGATTAAAGATGAATACGCGTATTTTTGTTCTATTAATGGCTCTCTTTTTGCTATTTCTAATTTCATCATGCGCTTTGATGAGACCTCACTGGAAAAGCGTGGAGTTGACTTCTGGAGACAGGGAAGTCGCCCGCTTGATGCACATCAGCGAAAATCAGCTCAAAAAACTCATTGATAAACCGCTGTACAAATTTAATCCAGCGGAGCTAAATATTTATCTCGGATATTTGCAGTCAGTGGAACCAGATTTGCGCAAAAGAGTTCAGCATCTTGCCCGAAAAAACGTGGGGCAACCGTATCAGATTTATTTGTTAGGAGAATTTCCTTTTGAAATTTATGATTCCCAGCCCTTGTATTCGCTGGGGAAAAGTGATTGCGTTGTTTTCAGCGAGCACATTTACGCCATGGCGCTGTCCTGGGATTGGAAGAGTTTTTTCGCCATGCTGCAACGAATTCGCTACAAAAACGGCATCATCGGTTTTGCCACGCGAAATCATTACACCGAATTTGATTGGGACGTGAACAATAGCTGGCTTGTCGAAGATATCACGGAAGAATTAGGGGGTGACGATACGATTTATGAAACAACGGTTGTGGATCGCGCGAAATTTATGTCAAAATACGGCATCGGGCAAAATATTCCGGCGGATACGGTGAAATGGTGCTATATTCCGTATCAAATTTTGCCGCGTGTCATTGATAAACTTCAGCCTGGCGATTTTGTGAACATCGTGCGCGGCTACGAAGACGGCAAGTGGGTCGGCCATGTGGGATTAATTACGCGCAGCGACGACGGCACGGTGAATTTTCTTCATTCGTCATCGCCGCGGGTGAAGGAGCAGCCGCTGATGGATCTTTATCGCACCGCCGAACAGTACAATCAGAAGCGGAAACTGTTCAACCAAAAAGTTCAGGCTGAAAATGAAAAAATTCGCGCCCACAATCAGATTTTGCGGGCGAAAAATAACGGCGAAAAATCTCCCAAAGAGAAGAAGCTCAAAAAGAGGAAGCCTTATTTTTACGGCTTCAAATTTCTCCGGCTGCGCGAAGACCCGATCTGGGAATTGATGCTCATTGACGGCATGAAAAAGCCGCAAGTGCAAATTTCGCCGGTTTTTTATTGAATCGACGCGGTGCGTTCGGCGGCATTTTCGCATTTACCAGACGACAACATCGCCAAAAGTGAGACTGATGACAATTTTTAATTTTTTTGTAGCAGAGTCGTAATCATCGGTCTGAAGGCTCAGTTGCTTGGAAAAACCGTCAACTTTTTCGTTAATTACTGTGATCGAGCCGCCGGTCACACCGCCTTCAATTTTGTACGCGATATTTTTCGGCAAAGCAACGTGAATATCGCCGAAGACGCCGTTGACAAATAGCTTGCTTTCTCCTTCGCTCAATTCTATTTCTTGCAAATTCAAATGAATCTTACCGAAAGTATTGTTGATGTCTCCGCCCTGGAAATTTTTCGAATCGATCTTGATGTTCAAATCGCCGAAATTTTTCGAATAGGCGACTTGTTCCGTACTCAAAATGACGGGTTCGTCTTTCATTTTCCCTTTATTCGGTAGAGAGCTTTTTTCAGAAGAATGCGGACGTTTAAAAATCAACGAGATTCCCCAGATAATCAGCAATGCTGGCCAATAGTTAGAAATGATATCTCCAACGTCGAGATAGCCCAGATTTTGAAACAAAAATAAAAAACCAATGACAATCAGCGAAATAGGCCAAAAAAGTCCTCGCCGTTCATGGGAGTGATGTGACATGTGGCGCTCCTTGTGTATTTGTGAATAGCTGCAATTTGCTAAATCGAGAAAAATGGCATCACGTTAAAATACGCAAATTTCGCCAGATTGTTTCGATGTTGAATATCTTTTCTTTTCAGATTTCGTTTTTTATGAGTCGGGGAAAATGCCACGAAGCCGCAGAGCACACAGAAGATATTTTAAAATTAAAAAAGAATGGACTTATTTCTCGTTCAATTTTTATTGTTTTAATTTCAGACCCTCTTGAACAAGCTCATTTCCGCCATAAATTTTGCAAAAAAACTCCCAATTTTCGCTTGATTCTCAATTTCT belongs to Calditrichota bacterium and includes:
- a CDS encoding cell wall-active antibiotics response protein translates to MSHHSHERRGLFWPISLIVIGFLFLFQNLGYLDVGDIISNYWPALLIIWGISLIFKRPHSSEKSSLPNKGKMKDEPVILSTEQVAYSKNFGDLNIKIDSKNFQGGDINNTFGKIHLNLQEIELSEGESKLFVNGVFGDIHVALPKNIAYKIEGGVTGGSITVINEKVDGFSKQLSLQTDDYDSATKKLKIVISLTFGDVVVW
- the pfkA gene encoding 6-phosphofructokinase, which encodes MKRIAVMSSGGDAPGMNAFIRSVIRSTINRGLEAYGIRRGYEGLIDNDIEQMDKRSVSNIIQRGGTILQTARCEEFKTKKGLRQAIRNLNSHGIDGLVALGGDGSLAGALSLHEAGFPVIGAPGTIDNDLAGTDMAIGVDTALNTVLDAVDKIKETASSHQRAFIVEVMGRNCGYIALISGIIGGAEMICIPEKPFGLMDVVHIVEKAYVSGKTHCIIIVAEGAKHSTRAIKKTLDERIEEAGFETRVTILGHIQRGGSPTAFDRLLATRLGAAAVDHLIRGESGKMVGLVGNKITTTPLKEIIDNRRELDMSLYDLARSLEF
- a CDS encoding DUF1460 domain-containing protein: MRPHWKSVELTSGDREVARLMHISENQLKKLIDKPLYKFNPAELNIYLGYLQSVEPDLRKRVQHLARKNVGQPYQIYLLGEFPFEIYDSQPLYSLGKSDCVVFSEHIYAMALSWDWKSFFAMLQRIRYKNGIIGFATRNHYTEFDWDVNNSWLVEDITEELGGDDTIYETTVVDRAKFMSKYGIGQNIPADTVKWCYIPYQILPRVIDKLQPGDFVNIVRGYEDGKWVGHVGLITRSDDGTVNFLHSSSPRVKEQPLMDLYRTAEQYNQKRKLFNQKVQAENEKIRAHNQILRAKNNGEKSPKEKKLKKRKPYFYGFKFLRLREDPIWELMLIDGMKKPQVQISPVFY